Below is a window of Oryza brachyantha chromosome 10, ObraRS2, whole genome shotgun sequence DNA.
CAGTGTAGTCTAGCTAGCCACCACCTTTTTTGGCGAGCTGGTGGCCCTGGTCACAGTGATGCtcggtagctagctagctagctagctgcgtCTACAGCTCACTCCAACATGGCACAACACGTGCCGCAATCGTGTGGTTATGTATAGAGTTAAATGTAGGAATTAACTACGGTGTGGATCTGTCTCTCTAATTAAATTGAGTGAAAACTTGGCTAGGAAAACAGGAGACAAACCCCTCATCCCTGCATTTTCGTTAAAAGGTTAGAACAAACATCACCGTCGTCAAATCTAGATGACGAAGAGCATTATATGTGTTGCTAATGGATTTATAGTCTGACAACGTTACCTGGGCAGCCGCTCGACTAGCCCAAGAGGTGACTCTGCCACTGCAGGAAGTGTCTTAAAGTGTATATTTAACTGCAAACTAGAAAACTTATGCCAATCTATACCTTAGTACAAATGATAAGGTTTTTATCAAATCTTATATGCAAGTATTTTTAGAGCAAACCATTATCTCTAATTTTGAGTCCAGCTACAAAGATGTCAAGACgataataaacttatttgtTGTGCATGCTGAAGATTACAAACAATAGTCATGCAAATTTTTGTCAAGTTTGGACGGAGATAATAGTTTATCTTGGTGATAATGTATATCCTTCTAGTTTGGCGCTTTTAGTATATCTTCTTGTCATCACTAAACGTTTGCTAGCTCGTGAGGTGGGGTTTTTATTCGAAGGGGTATAAGAGTTACTTTgtaacacatgaattttatatgtttttcataCCAATCAAGTAAAAATTCCTCTAGAACAAATATCCTATAGGCCTGTTCGTTTTGGAAATATTTCATGAGATTTCTAGAGGAATTAGACCGTTTCATAAGAAAACCCTTAAAAACCTATGTGTTACAAAGAAGTCCTAAGCAAGGTCAAGATAACTCCTACGTtcaattggaaaaaaattcatatactccctttgtctcaaattctttttttttttaaaaaaagctagAACAACatccatcttaaaatataagtactcGTAGGTTGATTAAGAGAGATTAAAGTTGAGTAAAAAAAGACTATGATGTCtccttaataaataaggaatggAGGGGTGGGGATAAAATAGAATATGAAGTGATGgataaaacaattaaaacTAGAAATAGTGccaaaatacttatattttaatataatatttaaattctgGAAATGATTACATTTTGAATAGAGGGAGCACTCGATTTAGGTATATTCAATTACTAGTTTTTAATGTTATGAAAAGGAGGAAGTAGTAACAAGGTAGGGaatgattgtttgtcttttttagaaaaaatatatttagaaataaaaaataatttatatataaaaattatttatgtgttcttagcgatctgaaaaaactagaatacgaccctaaaatatactccaaatttaaagttaataattgaaattttgacttataaatataagcataagtgaaaagatgcgGCTGCAAGTATACACCATAACCACCATTATCTCTTGATTTCAACACACAAATTTGGGACCAATTCATTTTAGaggaaaaaatgatttgatttCTATAAAAGCCATTCGgtttatatgaataaatatagaaaaaaacaaataaagttttccttttctaggtgttgtatagaaaaaatagagaaaaaattcatatacttCAACCTCAAAAGAATTTCCTATAAATCAATGTGGTCATGCATTTCCATTAATACCTTTTTCTATGTATGGATTAAAATCCCTCTGAATCCCCCCACTAGCGGTATCAAAACGAAAACCATCACGAGCTTAGAAGCATCTCTTGTCTCTCCTTGTAGTAACACTAACAGACACCTACCCCCACACTGATCCCAGTAGTAATTCCAAATTCCCAATTCCAATTCATCTTctttccccctcccctcctctcctctcccctcctctgcGCTGCTTTTGCTCAGatccccacctcctcctccccccaatCTCCGCACCATTCCAcactccaccgccaccactgCGCGCTTACCACCTCCGGGAAttcgaggccggcggcggcggggaggggccTCGGGTGGTGGGCGGATCGGGCgcacgcagcagcagccatgcTTCAGAAGTTCGCGCTCGCGTTCAAGACCAAGACCATCGAGTTCTtcgcggaggaggaagaggaggaggacgccgaTGGCGGGGAGGTGCTGGCCGGTCAGCGGGTGGTGGTGCTCAAGCCCGACCCGCAGCAGGATAGGGGAagaggggaggcggaggcggaggcggcggtggaggccgcGCTCGCGACCGCGTCGTCGTTCCAGGCGGCGTACCTCCACCTGCAGGCGGCGCACGCGCCGTTCCTCcccgaggccgccgcggccgccgacgccgccgcggtgtCGCACCTCCGGAGGCTGTCGGAGGTGAAGCGGCTCGCGAGGGTTCCccccggcgggggcgggggcggggggacGCTCACGGCGCACCTCGAGGCCCAGGTGCGCGAGAACCAGGCGCTGCTGCGGTCGTTCGACGCCGTGGTGAACCGCCTCCAGGCCGCGCTCGACGCCAAGGACGCCGTGGCCTCGTCCCTGCGGAGGGAccacgccgcgctcgccgacgGCTACGAGCGGCTCGGGGCGCGCCTCGAccgcgccctcgcgccgccccccggcgcgggcggcgacgacgccctCGGCGCCATGCTCTCCGCTGGCGTCTTCGACTCCGTCCTGCGAGATGCGCTCCGCGTCGCCCACCGCTTcacccgctcgctcgccgacCTCCTCAGGTGCGCTGGGTGGGACCTTGCCACCGCTGCGGCGGCTGTCTACCCCGGTGTATCCTACTCCAAGCCTGGCCACTGCCGCTACGCACTGCTCTCCCGAGTTTGCCTATCCATGTTCGATGGCTTCGATTCATACCAATTTGGCAGCACAGGTGATGCTGACACACTGGAAGGAATCGATCTCACAATTCGCAGGAATGAGTCACTGCAGCAATTCATCGAGCACTCAGATGCAGACCCAATGGAGCTTATCAATTCAAGCCCAGACTGCGAATTCGCCCAATTTTGCGACCGGAAGTACAAGCAGCTCATTCATCCTGGCATTGAGTCCTCACTGTTTGGGAATTCTGATTGCGGAAAATTGCCGGTGCTGGGTGTGGCCGGGCCACTCTACGAGCTGTTCGTAGCAATGGCAAGCTCAATATGGACACTTCATAGATTGGCCTGGGCATATGATCCGGCAGTCGGCATATTCCAGATTGGCCAGGGCGCAGAGTACTCGGTGGTTTACATGGAGAGCATTGTGCGTTCCAAAGGATTTTCAGTCAGCAAGGAGCATGGAAAGATGATTCGACCCAAGGTCGGTTTCACGGTGGTGCCGGGATTTCGGCTTGGCGGGACGGTGATCCAGTGTAGGGTGTACCTAGATTGTGGCAAGAGGGATGGAGTTATAGGTGAATGAAATAATATAGTCAAAAAAGAAACTGTACATTTGGAAACAAAAGGAGGTTTGTGTAAAGGCAATCAAGAACAGTGTCAAAATAACCTTCGGAGAGTCACAGTTGCTGCTCGATGAGTAGCACAAGATAGCTACTTATGTttcatttttagttttggtttGGGTAAAAGCGGGTTATTCGtgatttgtagttttgtacAAAGGCCATCATATTCTGAGAGCTGTGTGCTAACATTGTCAAAGAGCTATTTATCTAATTATTAGTAATTTATTCATATGCAGTTCTGCTTGATTTCagaatttatatttgtgttttgtGCCTCTGTGAATCTTTTGCTTGGTTCAGTATAGATCAGATGTTGCACTTTATCATCTGAAGTTTGTGGAACACGAACTTGCCATTGTTCCCTGCTTGCTTATTTGTCAATATAATGGTTGTTCCCTTTTTGTTCATTTATGAGTATAATGGTTGTTCCTTATTTGTTCATTTGTCAGTATAATGGTTATTCCCTATTTTGTTCATGTTGTCAGTACAATGGTTCAGAACAACAGTACAAGTTCCTTCCAGAGATTGCTGTTCCTTTTACTGAGTACACATTGCTTAATGCCTGTCTGAAATGGTTGGGGATTCAGCATTCGATTCAGAATTCAGTCTGGTGACACACACTTTCTGTCTTGATGAAAATGCCCAACGTCTCCAAAAACttgttttgtgtgtgtgtgtggcagAATCCAGGTTTCATGTCAGTCAGGTGACTTTCTGTCTATGGGATGATATCATTTCTGTCTCCTTTGCTgcatcttttcgttttctcCTGAAGCAAAGTTCGTCGTCAAAGTTCAGAGCTATACCTCTTTTCCACTGTGAAAGAGTTACACAGTAATACTCATGCAACTACttcaaattagtttttaagaGTAAAGTAATGACTGCTGGCTCTGCAATTCTGCATAGTTGTCCATGTTCCCCATCAGTTATGAGGCCTCATGGTCAATAAATTCCACATCCCAATGCTTACCAATTCCAAACTAACTACAGCTTGTCACCTGTACTGCCAGCATACTAGACTCGGAGCACTCACAGAGTCACAGTGCCCTcatcaagaaaaagaaaaccatatATACAACGGATGATCTGGTATTTTTTGGTAATAACCTGCTGAAAGCCCCAAAGGCCAACACTTTCTATTAATTTTGCTCTTCAGAGATAGAATCTTCATGTGCCAGTCAAAATTATTAAGATTTCAGTTTTGGATTATAGTTAATCTTTATGATCATACGATCCCACCAAGACAACCATCTTGATCCTATCATGTATGctaattttcatattataCCGCTCATACATAAGAGTCTATATGATCTAAGCGTTCGtttatattgatttttcttagatttttcctCGGCATCATGTGCACGCCTcatgaactactaaacggtatatttttttataaaaaaaatatttctatacaaaagttcATCGtcttatttgtttaaaaatagtatttttagaactttatagtagttaatttcatcgtttacacaattaaatagctatcaaaaaatcagataatctttatATTTCATCTCAAAGCTGAAAAGAACACCGCGTTAGAACAAGAGATCGGTAAGAAATCATGGTAAACTCATAATGGAAAACCAACGGTTGACCGTCAAAGCGAGCTGAAGAAAACATCGGTCAACTAGCTCTGCGCACTGCGCTGTCACACAGCAACTGCTGCATCTGCATATTATGATACTATGCCTTGCTTGCCACTTTACCAGTGGGGTTTGGGCATGCATGTTCCTTGCTTCCTCTCCggtccagcagcagcagcagcgagagCATGCTCTGACGATTTGCTTGGAGGTTTTGACCTGCCAATGAACAAGAAACGGCTCGTGGATTCTTATCGCGTGTTCCCCTCGCGGCCATGGCGCGTGCTTGCTCCTTGCTGATACCTTGAGTTCGCTTTACTCCCCCGTGCAAGCTGGAGCAGACGAGTAGTAGGAAGGAGTTTTTTAGgacacgggtgtatatacatccGTTGtttacatgtcatctaaataattattaaggaatatgaaaaaattaataagatagtttgacatgagttatatcactccaccaatatgtaaatttaaatttaacttatacaagttataaaaaaataacaaaaataattataaatataacaaaaataattataaatatgtgtatgctaaaaactgtttcccgaTGAAGGCGAGCATACTTTGCTTGCCACTGAGCTGGATCGAGTGGACTACTGTACCCCAAGTGCATGCAATGTGCCTCAGAAGCTGTGACTGAACAATCAACGAGGCACTTGTTTACCTAATATTTCCTTATCAACCAATCGTAACTTCCCatgatttaatatttttaccgatattttcttcttaaccAATAACAACTTTGCTATAATTAATTTCACAGACTTTCTAAATCAATTTTCAATCCTAatgtttgttatattttacGACAtatgtagcaaaaaaaaaacagtttccTGATTTTTATCTAGggagcgtttgaccatccgtcttatttgaaaaatttattaaaaaattgaaaaaaattagtcacgtacaaagtactattcatgtttttattatgtaataacaataaaaatattaattataaaaaatcttcaaataagacgaagagtcaaaaattcaataaaaaactcagaaattcgtttattttagaacggagggtGTAAAAGCTAagctctaatttttttttatgaggcGATCAGCCCATCTATGATATGTGTCGCCCACAGCCCCACGCTCTCCAGACCCCCTTTGCTCTTCTAGCCCAACAATGTTTAGCCCATTAGACCACAAACCTTTAGTTTttaaccaaaaaagaaaagaaaagaaagaacactCAGCATATCATACTCGACGACTGTGTGGCATGCGTGGTTGTTTGACTTCGATGATCGCTGTCCGCTGTGCTGCCGCACGCATAGCTGCACCGCACATGCATGATGGCCAATGTCGCCGCCACGCACCCATGGTGAGAGCATCAGTAGTATAGCCAAACTATTAGCTTCAATTCAtgtatagtcaatctaatagtcaattcatataatagttatctacaagacattaatatatagtctcacatgtcaattcatataatagttatctacaagacattaatatatagtctcacatgtcacatacatattttatttgaaagcaTGTGtacagctgactataaattagtagtccatctctcttctatctctcctcttatctctttaaaatatgcttcacctctcttctatctctcctcttatctatttaaaatatgcttatagcttaTAGCCTCCTCTGAGTTACCGGCATTGTTGCTGTCCACTAACTACGTCCTACATGGCACAACTCTGCATTTTGCAACGCACAAGCTACGTC
It encodes the following:
- the LOC102720079 gene encoding protein GRAVITROPIC IN THE LIGHT 1, with protein sequence MLQKFALAFKTKTIEFFAEEEEEEDADGGEVLAGQRVVVLKPDPQQDRGRGEAEAEAAVEAALATASSFQAAYLHLQAAHAPFLPEAAAAADAAAVSHLRRLSEVKRLARVPPGGGGGGGTLTAHLEAQVRENQALLRSFDAVVNRLQAALDAKDAVASSLRRDHAALADGYERLGARLDRALAPPPGAGGDDALGAMLSAGVFDSVLRDALRVAHRFTRSLADLLRCAGWDLATAAAAVYPGVSYSKPGHCRYALLSRVCLSMFDGFDSYQFGSTGDADTLEGIDLTIRRNESLQQFIEHSDADPMELINSSPDCEFAQFCDRKYKQLIHPGIESSLFGNSDCGKLPVLGVAGPLYELFVAMASSIWTLHRLAWAYDPAVGIFQIGQGAEYSVVYMESIVRSKGFSVSKEHGKMIRPKVGFTVVPGFRLGGTVIQCRVYLDCGKRDGVIGE